Proteins encoded together in one Terriglobales bacterium window:
- a CDS encoding AI-2E family transporter, with protein MDLRDHLRITGTALQRWFIAQSYDALIVGLLWYIGLLVIRVPLAPFWALLGGALQFVPNIGPVLGLIGPAFTAMISGGWERSLYVLILYAVIVVADGLLLQPLLMKRMNRVPIWASLFTPIVLGILIPFWGVLLSAPLLAVLYAYKAHNARSS; from the coding sequence ATGGATCTCCGCGACCACCTGCGCATCACCGGCACCGCCCTGCAGCGCTGGTTTATCGCTCAGAGCTACGATGCCCTGATCGTGGGCCTGCTGTGGTATATCGGTCTTCTAGTCATTCGCGTGCCGTTGGCTCCTTTCTGGGCGCTGCTCGGGGGCGCGCTGCAATTTGTCCCCAACATCGGACCGGTCTTGGGACTCATAGGCCCGGCATTCACGGCCATGATTTCGGGAGGATGGGAGCGCTCGCTTTATGTGTTGATCCTTTACGCTGTTATCGTCGTAGCTGACGGCCTGCTGCTCCAGCCCTTGCTTATGAAGCGCATGAACCGCGTGCCCATCTGGGCTTCGCTCTTTACTCCCATTGTTCTCGGAATCCTGATTCCGTTTTGGGGAGTGCTGCTGTCCGCGCCGCTGCTCGCCGTGCTCTACGCCTATAAAGCGCATAACGCGCGCAGCAGCTAA
- a CDS encoding YebC/PmpR family DNA-binding transcriptional regulator — MSGHSKWATIKHKKGALDAKRGKIFTRLIREITMAAKAAGGDADHNPRLRTAIAAAKAENMPADNIKRAVQRGTGELPGATYEEFNLEGYGPGGVAVLVELSSDNRNRTVSEIRHMFTKHNGNLGEAGSVSWMFHKKGDINIPKSLAKEDDLMNIVLEAGAEDLKEDGENWEILTDPHSYEPVLEAVKKAGINPTHAEVAMVPQNYIKLEGQNATQMIRLVEALEEHDDVQHVYSNFDVDQKLLEEVAT, encoded by the coding sequence ATGTCTGGCCATTCCAAATGGGCCACAATCAAGCATAAAAAGGGCGCCCTGGACGCCAAGCGGGGCAAGATTTTCACCCGTCTCATCAGGGAAATAACCATGGCAGCCAAGGCCGCCGGTGGAGATGCCGACCACAATCCGCGTCTGCGTACCGCCATTGCTGCCGCCAAAGCCGAGAACATGCCGGCGGATAACATCAAACGTGCCGTGCAGCGCGGCACCGGCGAGCTGCCGGGAGCCACTTACGAGGAGTTCAATCTGGAGGGCTACGGTCCGGGCGGAGTAGCTGTCCTGGTGGAGCTCTCGAGCGACAACCGGAATCGCACCGTCAGTGAAATCCGCCACATGTTCACCAAACACAACGGTAATCTGGGCGAAGCGGGTTCGGTGTCCTGGATGTTCCATAAGAAGGGTGACATCAACATCCCCAAGTCCTTAGCTAAAGAAGACGACTTGATGAACATCGTGCTCGAGGCGGGCGCCGAGGACCTGAAGGAAGATGGCGAAAACTGGGAGATCCTGACCGACCCTCACAGTTACGAGCCCGTGCTCGAAGCGGTGAAGAAGGCAGGCATCAACCCCACTCATGCCGAAGTCGCCATGGTCCCCCAAAATTACATCAAGCTTGAGGGCCAGAACGCCACCCAGATGATTCGCCTGGTCGAGGCGTTGGAAGAACACGATGACGTCCAGCACGTCTATTCCAATTTCGA
- the purQ gene encoding phosphoribosylformylglycinamidine synthase subunit PurQ, translated as MKFGVLVFPGSNCDHDAYWVLSQVAKQPVTFLWHESHDLENCDAIVVPGGFAYGDYLRTGAIARFSPVMESVRRFAESGGLVIGICNGFQILCESGLLPGALMRNVGLKYVCKPVHVRVETTDTPFSNACQQGEVLQIPIGHMEGNYFCDQQTLEKLQREQRIVFRYSTPAGEITAEANPNGSFDNIAGICSERRNVLGMMPHPERASEAELGGTQGLKIFQSMVAAAVGAR; from the coding sequence ATGAAATTTGGCGTGCTGGTTTTTCCCGGTTCGAATTGCGATCACGATGCTTACTGGGTGCTATCCCAGGTGGCGAAGCAACCGGTTACCTTTCTGTGGCACGAGTCCCATGACTTGGAAAATTGCGACGCTATCGTGGTGCCCGGCGGCTTCGCTTATGGCGATTACCTGCGTACCGGCGCGATCGCGCGCTTCTCGCCGGTAATGGAATCGGTGCGCCGATTTGCGGAAAGCGGCGGGCTGGTGATCGGCATCTGCAACGGTTTTCAAATTCTTTGCGAGTCCGGGCTGCTGCCGGGCGCGCTGATGAGGAACGTGGGCCTGAAATACGTGTGCAAGCCCGTCCATGTGCGAGTGGAAACCACAGACACTCCCTTCAGCAATGCGTGCCAGCAGGGAGAAGTGCTGCAGATCCCTATCGGCCACATGGAAGGCAATTATTTCTGCGATCAGCAGACACTCGAAAAATTGCAACGCGAGCAGCGCATAGTGTTCCGCTACTCGACTCCCGCCGGGGAGATCACTGCCGAAGCCAATCCCAACGGCTCCTTCGATAACATTGCCGGCATTTGCAGCGAACGACGAAATGTGTTGGGCATGATGCCGCATCCCGAGCGCGCCAGCGAAGCTGAGCTGGGCGGAACGCAAGGGCTAAAAATCTTCCAATCCATGGTTGCTGCTGCTGTGGGCGCACGTTAG